Within Dysosmobacter sp. Marseille-Q4140, the genomic segment CGCACCGGCCACGGTGGGCACGCCTGTGGCCGCCGCAGCGGCCATCGCCCAGATCCGGGGCAGATTCGCGGCCCGCAGCGGCCCAGCCACCGCCATGCCCTCCGGAATGTTGTGCAGGGCAATCACACCCGCCAAAGCCACCCCTCCGGCGCCCTCCCTGCCTCCGGAGGCAAAGGCCGCCCCGATCACCATGCCCTCCGGCACATTGTGCAGAGCTACCGCCGCTGCCAGCGCTGCTCCGGCAGCGGCCAGGCCATGGGCGCCCCGCCGCTCCAGCAGCTGCTCCAACCCTTCCACGGCCCCATGTCCCGCCAGCACCGCCGCCGCGGTCAGGGCCAATCCCATTCGCCCACCGGCGCCCACAGCCTCCGCCAGCAGGTCGCAGCACACCACCGCCGTCATGACCCCGGCAGCAAAGCTCAGCAGCAGGCTCACCATCCGGGGCGAGTCTCGCCGCAGCAAACACGCGATCCCGCCTCCCAGGCCCGTACCGCCGATCCCCGCCAGCCCTGTGGCCGCCACCGCTGTCCAGAACATTCCTCCACCTCCTTCAAAGCGCACAAAAGCGGGAAGGCAGCTTCCGCCGCTTCCCGCTTTCGTATGGCGCCTCTGCGCCTCAGATCAGAATATAAATCAGCAGGATCACCAATCCCAGGCCGGACAGCAGCAGGTCGAAGGAGAAGGTCTCCTCCACCAGGAACCGCCGGGGCTTTCTGCCGTACACGCCGAAGTCCTCGTTCCGCTTGGGCACGAAAATGCCCGGCGCCTTGGTGAAGAGGATCCGCTCTCCGACCAGCACCACCAGATCTCCCAAAGAGGCCAGTACCCTGGCGCACAGGGCTCCGGCAAAGGCCAGTCCCCGCAGCACGGGCCGGTACACCCGGTCCTCCAGATCCGCCCAGGCGGGCCAGCGATCCACATAGACCCGCTCGCTGCCCTCCTGCTTCATCAGCAGCTGCCGCACCACCAGCAGATACACCGCCGCGCCGATCCCCAGGGAGATGCAACTGCCCTTGAGATTGACCCAGGTGAAGTAGTGGACGGCGTGGCCCTCGTCCGCCGCCAAAAAGGCCGCGGCCCACCGGGCAATGGGCTCCGTGGTCCGTCCCGGCGTCACGCCAAGCCCCAGCAGCATCGCCGCGCCGCAGCACAGCACCGCCTGGGTCCAGGAAGACATATACTCCCGAACGCCGATCCGCTGTCCCACCGCCCGGGGGGAGGCAAAGATCGCCACGAACAGCTTGGTCATGTAGGCCGCCGTCAGGCCGCCGGAGATCAGGAAGATCCACTCCACCGCCTGGAACGGCGCCGCGGAGAGCCCCTCGTGCTCCAGCAGGTGGATGTACTCCACGATGCCCTCGTGAAGCAGCGTCTTGCTGACGTAGCCGGAAAAGCCCGGCACACCGGCGATGGAGGCCGCCGCCACGAAGAAGGTCCCCTTCAGCCACAGGCGGTTGCGGCCCCAGCCCCGGATGGCGTTGAGGTCCAGGGTGTGGGTATTCACGTACACCACGCCCGCCGCCACGAACAGCACCAGCTTGATGAGGCTGTGGTTGAGCATGTGCAGCACGGTGCCCCAGGCCGCCAGGGCGTTCTCCCCGTCCAGATACCCCTGCATGGCCACGCCCACCAGGATAAACCCGATTTGGGACATGGAGGAGCAGGCCAGGGTCCGCTTGAGGTCGATGGAAAACAGCGCCAGCACGGCCCCCAGGGCCATGGTCACGGTCCCCAGGACCAGTATCACTCTATTCCACGGCACGTCGGCCCAGAACAAAAAGCGGGACACGATCAGCACGCCGAACACGCCGCTCTTGGTCAGGATGCCGCTGAGCAACGCCGACGCCGGCGCCGGCGCCACAGGATGGGCCTTGGGCAGCCAAATGTGCAGGGGGAACATGCCCGCCTTGGCGCCGAAGCCCACCAGGCAGCAGGCCCCGGCCCCGTAGAGCTCCCACCGGTCCTCCGCCGCCACTGCAGCGGCCAGCTCCGGCAGCCGGGCAAACTCCAGGGACCCCAGCAGGTGGCCCAGCCACAAGAGACCCACCAGCAGCGTCATGCCGCCGATGACCGCCACCGCCAGATACGTCTCTGCGGCCCGCAGGGCCTGGGGCGTCTCATTCTGCGCCACCCACACGTAAGAGGTGAAGGACATCATCTCGAAGAACACGAACAGTGTAAAGAGATCTCCCGCCAGAAACACGCCCATCAGGGCCCCCTGGGTCAGCAGCCAGAAGAAATAATACCGGTTGCAGCCCTCGGCGGAGGCAAAATAGGGCGGGGACACCGCGCCGGTGCCCACCCACAGCGCCGCCGCCACTGCCGCCAGCAGCCGTCCCAGACTCCCGGCGGCGAAGGACAGCCCCAGGCCGCAGACACCCGGCAGGATCAACTCCGCCGCCGGAAGGAACAGCAGCACCAGCGCCGCCGCCAGCTCCGCCAGCGGCACCAGCTGGATAAAGCGGTCCCGCAGGCCCCGGTCCCGGCGCCGCAGGGGGAACACCACCGGCGCCATGGCCATGGGGAACAGGATCAGAAACAGCATCAAACCTTGCGCCATCGTCTCTCCCCCTTCCTCACAGCACGCCCTGGCCCACCAGCTGCAAAAAGCCGATGACCAGGTCGGAGCAAAGCGCCAGAAGGACACCGGAGGCCGTCAGGGCCAGCAGCGGGACCTTCATGGCCCAGCCCGGGTCCCGCACCTGGTCCAGCACCGCCCGGTCCAGCTCCCCGATGGGGAAATAGGCCCGGGCCACGATGGTGATGAGATACAGCGTGGTCAGCAGCGTGGACAGGATCAGCGCCCCCAGGCCCGCGTAGGCCAGGGGATTGACGGAGGCCACCGCCCCCTCGGCAATCATCCACTTTCCGGCAAAGCCCCCCAGGGGCGGCACACCGATCAAAGCGAAGGAGGACACCGTGAAGGTGCCGAACACCACCGGCATCACCCGGCCGAAATCCTCCAGCTCGTAGACATACTCCCGCCCCTGGTGCAAAATGGCGCCGGCGCAGCAGAACATGGTGATCTTGGTGAAGGCGTGGTAGACCATGTGGGTCATGCCGCCCACCAGCCCCGCCGGACTCATCAGCGTCAGGGCAAAGAGGATATAGGAGAGGTTGCTGACGGTAGAAAAGGCCAGCCGCCGCTTCAGGTGCGGTGTCCGCAGCGACCGGGCAGAGCCGTAGACGATGGTAATGATGGTGGCGGTCATGACCACGGTCTGTGCCCAGGTCCCCCGCAGGAAGTCCGCCCCGAAGCCGAAGTAAATGAGCCGCAGCACGGCGAAGGCGCCTGCTTTCACCACCGCCACTGCGTGGAGCAGGGCGCTGACCGGCGTGGGCGCCACGGAGGCGTCCGGCAGCCAGCCGTGAAAGGGGAACAGCGCCGCCTTGACGCCGAAGCCGAAGAAGGCCGCCACAAAGGCCACCAGCAGCGTACTCTCGCTGCCGGCCACCCGGGCCGGGTCCAGCACACCGCCGTAGGTGAAGTTCAGATGCCCCACGCCGTAGTTGAGCAAAAACACGATGCCGATAAAGGCAAAGGCCGCCCCCGACAGGGAGTAGATGATGTATTTGCGCCCGGCGTACCGGGCCTTTTCATCCATGGCGTGCATGACCAGCGGCAGCGTGGCCAGGGTCAGCAGTTCATAGAAGAAGTACAGCGACAAAAAGTCCTCGGAGTAGGCGATGCCCAGCACCACACCGTAGGCCATGAGCCAAAAGCTGAAAAAGCGGCTCTCATGGCCCTCATGGGACATGTAGTCCAATGCGTACACCGTCACCAGCGGCCACAGGAAGGACACGATGGCCCCGTACACCATGGAGGCCCCGTCGATCCGCAGGGAGATGGAGAAGCTCTCGGAAAAGCGCACCAGGATACAGGCCAGGGCGGCAGATCCCTTGGCATAGGTGATCAGGATACAGAGGAAGGAGAGCACGGAAGTGACCAGGGCGGAGGCCGTCACATAGATGCTTCGGACCCGGCGGTCCTTGGGCTGCGCCACCAGCAGCACCAAACCCAGCAGCATGGGCACCAGAATAGGCAGCGTCAAAAACCGGTGCATCCGATCTCCCTCCTCTCACAAAAATTCCAGGGCCGCTCCCTCACGGAAACAGTCCTCCAGCCAGCTCCCCCAGCCATCCGGTCACCGCGCCGGGCACCAGGCCCAGCACCACCGCCGCAGCGGCAAAGGCCACCAGGGGCCAGCGCATCCAAGGCCCCACTTCCCTGCGCTCGGCGATATAGTCCTTTCCAGGAAAAAAACCGTCCGTCACGATGGGCAGCAGGTATCCCGCCGTCAGCAGGGCCGACACCACCAGCACCGCCATTCCCGCCGCGCTGAACAGCCCCACCGGCGCCTCCAGTCCTGCGGAGACCAGATACCACTTGCTGACAAAGCCCGCCATGGGGGGAATCCCGATCAGGGACAGCGCCGCCAGGGTAAAGCACCACATGCTCACCGGCATCCGCTTGCCGATGCCCCGCAGCTGGTCCACCCGTGTGTAGTTGGTGGAAAAGATGATGGCGCCCGCCGCCAGGAACAGCGCGTCCTTGGCCACGGCGTGGAAGATCATCTGGGTCATGGCCGCCTGGACTCCGGCCGGGGTCAGCAGCAGCAGTCCGAACAGCACATAGGACACCTGGCTCACGGTGGAGTAGGCCAGCCGCCGCTTGAGCTGCTTTTCCCGGTAGGCCAGCATGGACCCCACGAACACCGTAGTCAGCGCCAGGGTCAGCAGCACATACTGAGGCCAGCTGCCCCGGAGAAACTCCGGCCCGAACATGTAGTAGGTGACCCGGATCACCGCCAGCACGCCGCCCTTGGTGATGACGCCGGAGAGCACGGCGGAAGCCGGTGCCGGAGCCACCGGGTGGGCGGAGGGGAGCCAGGCCTGCATGGGCACCATGCCCGCCTTGGCGCCGAAGCCCACAATCATCAGGCAGTATGCCGCCAGCAGCAGCTCCCGGTGCTGGGCGGACCGGGCCGGATCCATGACGCCGCCGGCAGCGAAGTCCGGCGCCGCCAGATAGTAGGCCACGAAGAAATACCCGATCAGAGCCATACCGGCGCCGAACACCGAATAGCCCAGGTACTTGAACCCCGCCCGCCGGGCAGCGGCGGTGGATGTGTGCAGCACCAGCGGCACGGTGATCAGGGACATGACCTCAAAGAACATGTACAGCGTCACGAAGTTAGCCGCCATGGCAAGGCCCATCAGCACACCCAGGGTCATGGTGTAGAACCCCAGGAACTGCCGCTCCCGGCCGGCGTGGCGGATATAGGGGAAGGCGAACAGCAGCACCGGCACCCAGATGCAGACGCAAAGCAGCATGAAAAACCGGGCCAGGCCGTCGGTCCGCAGCGCCAGGTGCAGCGCCCCCTGGATGGTCAGCAGCACCAGCCGCCGCTCCGGCAGCAGGCACGCCACCGCTGCCAGGACCGCCGTAGCCAGGATCACCGTCAGGGCCAGCCGGTCACGGAGCTGTTCACTTTTTTGCCGGAACACAAAGATCCCGCCTATCAGAGGCACCAGGATCGGCAGCAGCAGCACCATGGGCGCAGTCCTCTCACATTCTCAAAATTTCTCATCAGGTCAGCCGGAGCCCGGCCTCGATCACATTCAAAACAGGGTGATAAAAGATGCCCAGCGCGAAGATCCCCGCCGTCAGCACTGCCGCAGCGGCGGTAAAGGAGCGATCGGCAACCAGATCCCCCGGCGCCACATCTGCCAGCAGGGCCTTTTCCTCCTCGGCGGGAGGCCGCACCCAGATGGCCAGCAGAGCCGGCACGTAATACAGGGCATTGAGCACTGTGGACAGAGCGATGGTCAGCAGGGTCAGCGCCGTCTTGTTGGTGGGCAGGGATGCGCTGGCAAAGTAGAGCTTGGAGACGAACCCGCCGAAGAGCGGAATACCGATCATGGACAGTGCGCCCACTGTGAACCCAAGTCCCGCCACGATGTCCCGGAAGGCGCTGCCGCGGAGGTTCCGCAGGCTCTTGTGGTGCCCGCTGACGGCGCTGAGCCGTCCAGCGCAGGCAAATAGCAGCGGCTTGCAGCAGGCGTGGACCAGAATGTGGAAGCAGGAGGCAGTGAGCCCCGCCATGGTTCCCAAACCCATGCCCATAAAGATGTAGCCGATCTGCGCCACAGAGGAGTAGGCCAGCATCCGCTTGATGTGCCGCTCCCGCATGGCGCCCAGAGACCCGAAGATCATCCCCAGCAGACCGAAGGCCAAAATCACGTTCATGACACCCATCTCCGCCATCAGCTCCAAGCTGAACACCCGGACAATGAGCGTCAGAAGCAGCACGATGTAGCCCTTGAGCACCAGCCCCGACAGCATGGCGGAGGAGGCGGTGGTGGCGCCGCCG encodes:
- a CDS encoding sodium:proton antiporter — encoded protein: MRPLVENFPFLSIFLAIVAGILCATLRRGALAYRLTLAVALTAALLNAAVLEYTYLGDLSFTYTMGRFVAPYGNAIKCGPLQALLAAAFCVVLAMSLVGGRRDLFHDVLPEKQRFYFVMVNLLTAALLALTYTNDVFTGYVFIEICTIASCALVMAKDNGPNLIATIRYLFMSLLGSGLFLIGLALLNSITGYLLMPSLAEAVAELAQTGRYHLPLTVSIGLIVGGLGIKSAMFPFHLWLPDAHGGATTASSAMLSGLVLKGYIVLLLTLIVRVFSLELMAEMGVMNVILAFGLLGMIFGSLGAMRERHIKRMLAYSSVAQIGYIFMGMGLGTMAGLTASCFHILVHACCKPLLFACAGRLSAVSGHHKSLRNLRGSAFRDIVAGLGFTVGALSMIGIPLFGGFVSKLYFASASLPTNKTALTLLTIALSTVLNALYYVPALLAIWVRPPAEEEKALLADVAPGDLVADRSFTAAAAVLTAGIFALGIFYHPVLNVIEAGLRLT
- a CDS encoding proton-conducting membrane transporter, whose translation is MLLLPILVPLIGGIFVFRQKSEQLRDRLALTVILATAVLAAVACLLPERRLVLLTIQGALHLALRTDGLARFFMLLCVCIWVPVLLFAFPYIRHAGRERQFLGFYTMTLGVLMGLAMAANFVTLYMFFEVMSLITVPLVLHTSTAAARRAGFKYLGYSVFGAGMALIGYFFVAYYLAAPDFAAGGVMDPARSAQHRELLLAAYCLMIVGFGAKAGMVPMQAWLPSAHPVAPAPASAVLSGVITKGGVLAVIRVTYYMFGPEFLRGSWPQYVLLTLALTTVFVGSMLAYREKQLKRRLAYSTVSQVSYVLFGLLLLTPAGVQAAMTQMIFHAVAKDALFLAAGAIIFSTNYTRVDQLRGIGKRMPVSMWCFTLAALSLIGIPPMAGFVSKWYLVSAGLEAPVGLFSAAGMAVLVVSALLTAGYLLPIVTDGFFPGKDYIAERREVGPWMRWPLVAFAAAAVVLGLVPGAVTGWLGELAGGLFP
- a CDS encoding ZIP family metal transporter, with the protein product MFWTAVAATGLAGIGGTGLGGGIACLLRRDSPRMVSLLLSFAAGVMTAVVCCDLLAEAVGAGGRMGLALTAAAVLAGHGAVEGLEQLLERRGAHGLAAAGAALAAAVALHNVPEGMVIGAAFASGGREGAGGVALAGVIALHNIPEGMAVAGPLRAANLPRIWAMAAAAATGVPTVAGAALGYQLGTLGPVGLAVTLGFASGAMLYVVFGELLPEALTLWQSRMPALAAVLGIVTGLMVVYA
- a CDS encoding proton-conducting membrane transporter encodes the protein MHRFLTLPILVPMLLGLVLLVAQPKDRRVRSIYVTASALVTSVLSFLCILITYAKGSAALACILVRFSESFSISLRIDGASMVYGAIVSFLWPLVTVYALDYMSHEGHESRFFSFWLMAYGVVLGIAYSEDFLSLYFFYELLTLATLPLVMHAMDEKARYAGRKYIIYSLSGAAFAFIGIVFLLNYGVGHLNFTYGGVLDPARVAGSESTLLVAFVAAFFGFGVKAALFPFHGWLPDASVAPTPVSALLHAVAVVKAGAFAVLRLIYFGFGADFLRGTWAQTVVMTATIITIVYGSARSLRTPHLKRRLAFSTVSNLSYILFALTLMSPAGLVGGMTHMVYHAFTKITMFCCAGAILHQGREYVYELEDFGRVMPVVFGTFTVSSFALIGVPPLGGFAGKWMIAEGAVASVNPLAYAGLGALILSTLLTTLYLITIVARAYFPIGELDRAVLDQVRDPGWAMKVPLLALTASGVLLALCSDLVIGFLQLVGQGVL
- a CDS encoding NADH dehydrogenase, which translates into the protein MAQGLMLFLILFPMAMAPVVFPLRRRDRGLRDRFIQLVPLAELAAALVLLFLPAAELILPGVCGLGLSFAAGSLGRLLAAVAAALWVGTGAVSPPYFASAEGCNRYYFFWLLTQGALMGVFLAGDLFTLFVFFEMMSFTSYVWVAQNETPQALRAAETYLAVAVIGGMTLLVGLLWLGHLLGSLEFARLPELAAAVAAEDRWELYGAGACCLVGFGAKAGMFPLHIWLPKAHPVAPAPASALLSGILTKSGVFGVLIVSRFLFWADVPWNRVILVLGTVTMALGAVLALFSIDLKRTLACSSMSQIGFILVGVAMQGYLDGENALAAWGTVLHMLNHSLIKLVLFVAAGVVYVNTHTLDLNAIRGWGRNRLWLKGTFFVAAASIAGVPGFSGYVSKTLLHEGIVEYIHLLEHEGLSAAPFQAVEWIFLISGGLTAAYMTKLFVAIFASPRAVGQRIGVREYMSSWTQAVLCCGAAMLLGLGVTPGRTTEPIARWAAAFLAADEGHAVHYFTWVNLKGSCISLGIGAAVYLLVVRQLLMKQEGSERVYVDRWPAWADLEDRVYRPVLRGLAFAGALCARVLASLGDLVVLVGERILFTKAPGIFVPKRNEDFGVYGRKPRRFLVEETFSFDLLLSGLGLVILLIYILI